The Topomyia yanbarensis strain Yona2022 chromosome 3, ASM3024719v1, whole genome shotgun sequence nucleotide sequence ccggggttggagtttttcaccggcaaaagcaagttctatgtagacgacaaatttaagaagaagaaaatgtcgaagttcgcctccaaatatctcatttggcaggccgtCTGCTCTTGCgaactgaggagtgagcctttcgtggcaaagggcacagtaaatggcgagatctacaaatctgagtgcctcgagaagcgcctttggccgttcttgcagcagcacgacgaagctccgctattttggccagatttgacaTCATGCcaatattctaaaagtgtcctggagtggtatgaggccaattctgtccattttgttccaaaggacatgaatccgccaaactgtccggagctgcgcccggtggagcagtactgggcaatgatgaagccggaacttcggaagagcaagaagacagtcaaagacgagaaggacatgttaagaaaatggaaaaaaaactgagaaactagtaccggatgacactgtaaagactttgatggagggcatcaagcgaaaatgcgttcaattttacactcaaggctccatcgattaacttttcttttgattttttaagtaaatatatgtataaaactaccctaaaattttggtttgattttaaacattataagaaaattggcatgacattttcggtgtcgcaataatttcgtgttcgccctttatcagctatattgtcgcaaaggcatcacgctgtttggggttcataatgagaatatctaagcacttttcagatatttaccgCTTGAAATCTCTTTACTgttcactcgttcgatcaactttggaatattgttcagttgtatAAAACCCTCATTATCTAATCgttgtccatcgaattgagacagtacagcgcagatttgttcggtttgcccttcgtcgattgccttgaaacaaccctcaccagctgccaagttacgaaagccgtGGTTTGCTGATTGGACTCgttacattgcaagtgcggcgggatctattccgtgctatgtcgatttcggatattttgcaagatcgaattgactgcccccagcttctcagtgcgataaatatgaacgttcgccctcgcgcccttcgtaataatttattcctccgattacctcttcgccggactaactatggagttaacggtgccatcattggtttgcagcggaccttcaacactTTGACTTTTTGAATAGATtcagaaattatcattaggaccacactgtgcctgttgatattaattataaataaataaaagtaataAATGAAATCATAACATGCCCATTAAAGAATAAAGATTCAAAGAGATTGATTAgcagtgtataaattgaccgatactcTTTTGGTACACATGAGTAATGGAACAGCAAAGTTttagaagtagaaaaaaaaactaatgaagtcgaagagaagaatatATGTgaaatgcaatcaaactactttaactcgtctaaatgctGTAAATGATGTTTATTTACCGGAAACGATAATTGTGTTCTGTTAGAATTTTATcgtgctatgctgaccgggaatggatgactcacgtacgtcggtaaattaatcgaatgaatggaatcgaatgcacaaattgaacaccactattctatcatatatgcCAGTTCTGCATGAATTCCCAgacccagctgtcacaaatacttagacgaacacatacacagatagacatacgactagcacataacaattgtacacttgtactaaaaactacaattattacgaATCAACCAATAATAGGCTTaggtttttcttgtttttgttagcttgtgcacgatgacgataccaaccgataaatggacacacaatgaccacCACTGTGAGCCCCGTGCACCAACACTGTCATtaaactgtggaacaatgtCTCAAAACACGGTCTACAATAAAAGTTAATCTACGTCAACCAACCAATCGGCCACGCCAACGAGCACAGGTTACTGACTGAGCGTTCGTTAGAGCTGGTGCAGAGGatgaaaaatcacaaaatataaaaaaggcccataacccCTCTCGGTcccctcgatgcaccactatcgaggtgtAACGTAATAATTATCTTAACAAAATGTATGTCAGAGGTTCTATAGCACTGATGCACGTAGTGGCGTAGTCAGAAATTTTggcttggggggggggggggttgatggAAATCAAAAATGCTAAAacttaatatgagtttgatacattattgaaaatttaggaacataagtagtctaacaggtggcattccagtctacaaacaagaagaatcaacatggaatagttttcaaacctctataaattattttttgtataatatgtcaatgaagtcaacaATTACGATCTTTTAAAGGAGGATAAATGcttaaaaacattttcaacgttcaagatcaacttatttaataatccttgactttgaaggtttgacaacttcgggaagttaaaACAGCGCATGCTTTGATAtaaaaattttagtgattaattctcatagaggtaattatgaaGAAGTACctcttcaaaaatattaagaggcatggtgccttcagcaaagttgttgataatgtcattttaaacaattttgttgaaaatatgaaggctacatgaatgcagCATATCGCGATATAAATGAACAGGCTATTTTTCTTCTCAGTGAAGGTAAATGTAggagaaaactattttttctaacctacagagaatttttttttaaacaatcattgcgagttgagaacataaaacctataactaaactaATTTATAGTTATGGATCTTgcatttcgacttcatctcatcagaatccgacactaacttagtgacaggactaagctagcgccgaattgatgctagctccaaaaaacggaaaTACTCTTTGTGTTTCTGGGCAAACCCCTGGTCCTATTAATATTTGGGAATTTTATTAAGCCAGTTCTCTTAAATACatcttttttgtaagcttcagagactcatacattgaatgcaatgtgaatttattgtttaattaccgcagaagagatttatcaaatacagaaACTTGTAAAGATTTTCTACTACTAAAtagtgacggcgccggtggttgagtggtaagcgtggccgccactcattccagttggcctgggtgggtccaattccagccgaggtcgttgagatttttctgaggtgaaaaatctgtggtcacgtcttccttcggaagggaagtaaagccgttggtccccggtccatgaaattggtggatcgatatctagtccaagtagtggaatcacctctctggcgttggtaaagaagaagtatatccaacttctatactctactaacaaaaatatcctcctcccgtgatacttgtggagtgcgtagtagtatatacggcttctagcaaaagcaagtatcggactaaccattcattccctttccttccgcgatcttagaaacactttaggattaccaggagttgcacattgaaagatgtttcgctaatcccaagcataattatcaaCTGATTccttgtgcaacttcagctagtcccgatcgataacgaagtagcagccaggggtggtcgcacaagctcaagctcaagcttttctactactatatagtagtagaaaacctttacaacaagttattctgaaatgactgtatttgataaagctcttctgcggtaattaaccaataaattcacattgcattcAAGCTATGAAATagtattttcgaaaactttgctggggacattaagtctcgacccaaatttgcttGGAGagtaaattctctataattacttctaggaggattaaccgccaacattattttatcagcagatgaacagttttacatttttaaatttggcaatgttacttaacatcaggcccgtagccaggattttgtttcgggaggggcttaaaaattattgcataaatgtattaattctgatgatttgagatagtcactggaaactgaacgtaattatgaaaagtgaaaaccaaggagtttttattgtcAGGTGATTCGATGCTTAAAAATtacgatcagccatgttggttttagaaacgacagctaacaacattgtttactagttctctccatatgtttgcttggatttcagctggtaaacaaagttgttcgctgtcatttttcttccccgcagccTGCTGCACACTttcctcactcctcacctacttactgccaaagacgaatcaccttagaactctaagcacaTTGGTGAAAACTAttccaaaactaagacaatagacactaaaaaaccCAAAAAGtatgttgtctgttacaagaaaggctatagtgtaTCGacgaatttgattattattaatttagaAATTCCTCtggttacaaaaatgaatattttagagtttaaagtatttagggctgctagaaaatgctacgcattctagattgcacgtttacaaggtgtagaagatgctaaattggaatgagtagaaaaatatacaaaaacccgtctcacgaaactttacacgcatttgctaatctggagaacgaaaccaacgtcaaggttatCTCCATGGATAGGAATGTATCAatgtgaaatccaagtttacGGTTGCAAAGGATGTCCGCACAAAGTAAATGTCAAAATTttcttcaaatcttctgataaggcaggcgatttgtagatgagGAAAATAGGTttaactcctattttcatgatcaggcgtcttgctactattactagttctctgacttcatccgaagtttgcgttaactcaactttatgaaatttttaatttaaatgatcTCTATGGATTATGTCGTAATCATAacaatcctgagaaaaacacatgttttgcctttctcatatagaaagtttatgcaatcactctaaaaatcgtcaacctaatcccggccgagagagccgagtgtcatatgccattcgactgagttcgtcgagatcggaaaatgtctgcgtGTATGTATGAGGGGTTGCTAccctaaaaattaaaattattttaaaatttcttaacacgttgaaaattttcggcagggtccggactcaccggatcttcctccttgatccgccatGCCATGGAattgtagtttggacaaatgagaaagacacaattgcaccactaggtgaattaaatcaggctttttttcattttactctCGTGgagaatgggttaaagactatcttcgacaatattatcaggcaagtgagaataactatctatttatttatctatttaagtaagTTCATTTTAGATACTCTTTATATCattggacttacgaattaaaagtatcgtagactgattttcctaggtCCCTGAaactaaaagtcaaaatgtaaagtgagtgcaaaaaactactgatttcactacaaagcaagaataagaACCTTAGCTTTATTGACTTTCAGcgatcttgcaaaaccgttcgAACTTGAGAATATTACCtaaattaagtaaatattaattgttaatattattgaacatttgaaggttttatttcggaattcatgggtttttggacaatgtaaaatatatatttcaatgatttaatctactaatgggaactacccagaatttaatctactgagtgaaactgctcagaacttgttcactaatcgaaagaaaattagttAGCACTGGTTAGCGAAGGCTTCTAACTtacgtaaaatttggtaaatataacattgatgacaccaccaaaaaaACTAGAAACTTTAAACTTAtaagcttaataatttcagcatcacttgcttccgacacatggaagatgacacatcgcacttacatctaattttccgaagaggctttcttttagagttgtctgtttttaaattacagcaaattattcgtttcctgtgaaactttaGCGAAACTTTTTGTCAATTCGTTGAACAAATATGTGGACACTcatctgctcagtaattggtttgtttttgaataaaaataaatagctcttgattttttacaatcatcatcaagattggaagagatgtataaCTTCATGAAGAAAGTtttaatgtttgtctgattacaggtttgttttaccactgtttgggaaaaagtttcaattaaagttgttgcacctaacgcatcaaagttgtacggaagacgaaatttatttatttatttatttatttattcatttattttatttcatctgacctacatggtctacatgaaatatagaatgaggaaaagcccatttggagtccatcaaacaacctccaaatgcgcgtaaaaacctcattattttttcacatatacatattaaacaatattacacattacattacataacattacattacattacaatgtgttactaataatacatctaacaaatcaaaatcactatctaaatcacatcttatgcactaagttaaccgtttaagcctatttttaaaaacgtcacttgatacagagaagtcaaaacattcataaacattattaaatacgctacacatcgcccttatgggttcatTCTGTCCATAATCAGTACTTTGATAGTCAAGTCTTAAAAAATTCCACGATCTTATACTTCTAGCGGGCACATTTACATTAATTTGAGAAAGTATATTTGGGGCATCTATTTCACCAGTTAGAACTTTCCCTACAAACACGGCTCTggatatatttcgcctttttgaaagagggtccatgtcgagcagacgacagcgttcAATGTAAGGTGGCAACTCTATCGGGTTGCGCCATGGCAGGGTTTTAAGGGCATATCGGAGAAACCTAGCTTGTATAGATTCAATTCTGGTAATCCAGACATTTGTGTACGGGCACCAAATGatagctgaagcttccaggatgGAGCGTACAAGAGAGAAGTACAGTGCTCTCAGACAGTATGGGTCAGTAAACTCTTTGGCTATTCTAATGATAAAACCAAGGTTCCGGTTGTCTTTCGCAATGATGTGGGAATAGTAATCTCTAAACGTCAATTTAGAATCCAGCTGTACACCAATGTCcctgacaactgacactctatccagtagtttccctgagatagtataacacaacaaaattggatttttttctgcgcgtaaaagaaattactgagctattggatacactgatagtcaaccgatttcgagtgcaccagttacaaaattcatctagttgtcgctgtagttcaatgcagtccaattcagatcgtacaataagaaacagtttaaggtcatctgcatagataagtttgcatcctggtggaaggacattacaaacgtcattgaagaacaaggaGAACAGCAAGGGTCCAAGATTACTACCCTGGGGCACACCTGATAAGTTTATAAAGTTATGTGACTCAACATTTCCTAGTTTGACAGATAAGGTACGGCCTAcaagatatgatttaagccacttgTTGAAGTTGAGTGAGGCACCCAATCTGTCTAACTTCGCCAGTAGGAGCGAGTGATCAACACTATCGAACGCTGCTTTGAGATCtgtgtaaatagtatccactTGTGCTCCGCATTCAATACTTTTAATACAATGTGAAGTGAATTGTGCTAAATTTGTGGATGTTGATCTACCTGGGAAGAACCCGTGTTGATCTGTTGATATATATGTTTTGGCTTCCCGGAACAATACATCGCTTactaaaatttcaaataacttggACCCCGCACAGAGAGAGGTTATGTCCCGATAATTTTCTATGtcctgcttatcaccttttttaaaaacaggaaacataaccgattttttccaacaaagaggaaacgtcccttgcgacaaagatagattgaaaatcatcTTTAGGGGAGCGGAAAGGACACTCGCacatctttttaaaataatggcAGGAATCCCATCAGGACCAGCCGAAGTCGAAGATCTCAATTTATCAATAGCAGCAACAATGTCTTCCTCCGTAAAATGGATGTTACCTAGGTCCATCACGCCCCTGGGAACATCTCGTAGTCCGATTTCAATCTGTTCTGGAGTAGTCGGAACTGTTTCAAATGcactcgaaaaatgttttgcaaacagGTTACAGATACCGCGACTCGTGCTAGAAGTTTCATTTGCCAAAGTCATACTAGAAGGAAGTCCACTCTCTTTACGCTTCTCATTTACAAAAGACCAGAAACGTTTGGGATTTCGCTCAAGGTCAGATTGCGTTTGTAATACATGCCGAGGGTATATGAAGCGGTTATAAGCTTTGTAATTGTTGCTAGCATATATGAATTCCCGCTTTGTATTGGGATTTCGTCGGTTGGTGTAGTGCCGAAGCGCGGCTGCCCTCAGTCGTTTAAGTTCTCGGAGACGTCGATTGGACCAAAGTGGTTTTGGTTTAGGACGCGGGGCTGGGACATATATTTCAAACAGTTGGGTCAGGTTCGATGAGAACTTTTCTACTGCGTCATTTACATCGGTTGCGTTATTGAGCAAAGTCACCCAGTCAATCGTTTGCAGTGAGTTGTTGAGTCcaggaaaatcggtttttgaaaagttatactTCAAATCGTCAAGAATCTCGTCAAAAATAACCTGTCCAGGACAGGTCTGCTCAAATAACAGGGGAGGGTGATGCGAATCTATTTCAACGAGTGGCTCATCTGCACGATAGACATGGCAGTTCTTGTATGCATCTTCATTTACAAACAGAAGATCTAACGTGCGATTTAGTCTGTTCGTGAtggtacacatttgcagcatgttgaGTAATGACATCCCGTCTAGTAAAGCAACGCTAGATCTCGAAAGGGATGAGTCGTAATGCTCGGCGTAAGCATAACCGAAAGAAGTCGTTTTCCATACAAGACCAGGCTGGTTGTAATCTCCAAATAACAAATGAGAAGCTTGGGGTTCTAGCGAATTAGCAATGTCAAGTGCGGATTGAATATGGTTCTGAATAACGTTTATGTTATCTGCGGAGTCCGGAGGGAGGTATACGACGCCCACGCATGTGTTAATACCATGGCTATTAAGgtttacccagagttgttctACGCCGTTACtgttaaaacttttttgtttagaTGCTAACCGATTAGAAACAGCTATAAGTACACCCCCGCccctttttttttttatcaaaaacgaCTGGGTCACGATCGTTACGATAGACCGTATATCTACGTCCAAACAGCTGCAGGGAATTGATTTCGTCGTTCAGCCATATTTCTGTCAGGATAATGACATCGTGCTCTGCGTCGGTTACAGCTACGAACAGCTCATCGATctttgtgcgtagtcctctcacgttctggtagtatatTCTGAGCTGGGAACGGGAATTCATTTGAAGGGAGGCAGTATCTGTATGCCTAGCTTCGGAGGAACATATACATTCCTGGcatttacctggagaaacagtcgtggTGTCTTCATAATTTGAGTCAAGGATAGCTAGGTGGAATTCAGCTACGGAGTCGGAAGTATGTTGTCCAAaggtagactggaaccgaaaattactttgagggggtgcagtatcaaaagtagcttcgagaggacatatactctctttggctttacctggagaaacagtcgtgaggtcatcataatttagattgcagatggtttgatgaatatcagctacggagTCGGGAGTGTGTTgtccaacggtagactggaaccgaaaattacttTGACGGGATGCTGTATCAAGggtagcttcgagaggacatataccctctttggctttacctggagtaACAGAAAGTAATCCGTTCAGATATCCTGGTATGCTGGTCAACGGTAATTGCTATTCGTCACGACTAATTTGCTGACGCTTTCTTTCAACAAGCTTCCTATACACAGCGCATTCGAAACTGTGGGCTGCATGTTTTGTCTCCAGATTCAGCTACCGGTCCCTATTCATCTGAGCGCAATTCGCACAGCAAAGTAATTCTGATGCACATTCTGCTGTAATGTGGTCCCCTGCGCATTTAGAGCAGACCTGAGAGTTTTTGCATTCAGTACTCTTATGTCCATACGCACAGCATTTAAAGCAACGTACTATTCCAAAACACTCAACCACTCTACATCTTTCCCAGCCAATGTTTACACGCCCTAACTTGAGCATGGTCTCAAACGAATCAGCATTCACTTCAATCACATAATTATATGCTGTGTAATCATTCCGCTTAGTTTTAAATAACGTTATGAGTTTTAACTCTGTTAAGTTcactgattcattttgttcttcCAGGCTATTTTTTCCATGCtaattatagtaacagtttattttattcttcagacaaggcacacaatataaaagttactatttttgtcgttcgcttcgcactggctcgagcaaaagcataaagtacACTGAATTTCGTAACCATTGGTGGTTATaaatagccttcttcaactttttctcaataatttgttcaaaccaagcAACAAATTCTGTTAAAAGTagccggttttttaaatttatttttaaaaatttcgggaagggctttagccccctagccctccctttggctacgtgcctgcttaacatcgaaatttagAGTTTCGAATGAATACTTTTCTCCACTATTCAAGCTCACAACTTGACTACGAGTCCTAGTATCTAGTACACTAAATATTAGTATACCATTCAATACAACACTCAACTATACACCATTAATAGTCACTAacttgaaatatattgaaatatttattaattccaATCCTActtagaggctattcatatagttgataatgcaacaaaaatcaaccttttatttattttttttatcaaggAGTCCTgtgaggttgaagccttcaattaaataaacaaacaacaaaaatcaaatgctcataaaaatcgatcctgaTCTGCTAGAGATATACTGTAAAGTTTTCGGTGAGAAAGTTAATCAACCATTCAAACTTAGCATCCcgttcgaaaaattgtctctaatccatattttggagcatctttccaaaaatgaactcacttattttatttttcggcTATGAGATAGTTACAAGATctccttcccacaattttccaaatgttctcatgacgctttaataacggttttcaatgtagtgatcagagaatatttttccaaaagtattttgtagaatatttaattaaattcgtcagcatcaaatatttttttcaatccgATTAATTtcggtttgggggggggggagaggtTTAACCTGGCTACGCCATTGAGTGCACGTAATAtgtttgatgatgtttgcaatatcgTGGAAATGTAAACCTAACCAACTAGGtatatctagtagttataataATAAGCTTCCTGAACATTTCTCCAAAGCATCGTAGacaccaaaaaaatatattcaacgCAAGAACATAAGTTTACCATTAATAACTTTTTGTCTATTTCAAAATAGTTCTTCCTATTTTTACTGTCTACCAATGGGGACAAGGATTATGTTCTGCTTCATCCGGTGAGTATGGATCTTGCCAACCGAACAATGAATGTATCCTGAGAGGTGGCATTCCTGCTGGACCTTGTGCGGGCGGTTACGGAACATGTTGCATTTGTAAGTCATATTTTAGCTTtgcccaaaaaaaaacaaaaatgcgcCACAAAACAGTCCCTTTTTAATTTCTAGTCATGTCTTCCTGCGGAGGAGTTGCTCGAGAGAATGGAACCTACTTCGTGAATCCAAACCATCCGGATACTACCGATGGGACGGGAAGCTGCCAGCTGACGGTTCTAAAAATGCATCCCGACATCTGTCAAATTCGACTAGATTTTGACCAGTTTTCCATTAACGGACCGGAGATGAGCAACCATATCTGTAACAGCGATCAGTTCCTTGTTTCTGGAGGCAGTCCTGCACCAACTATTTGCGGGACGACAAGCGGAGATCACAGTGAGTTTTGCTGTACATTTACTATTCCTATCGCATACCAATTAAGACATTTTTCAACAGTGTACATCGACGCCGGCATGGGGCAAAGTAATCCCATTATCCTGACGGTGATCACAAGTGGACCCAGCTATCCGCGATCTTGGAGAATCCGAATCTCTCAAATGCCCTGCGGAGCTATCTCGAAAGCGGAACAAGGGTGCTTACAATATTTCACCGGCGTGAGCGGACGGATCAAAAGCTTTAACTTTGATACGACTAGCGGTCGACAGCTGTCAAATCAAGACTACAGTTTGTGTATTCGGACGGAACGAAACTTTTGCAGCATACACTACACGGCATGTCCGGATATGAATCGTAATCGTTCCCGGACTTTCACATTGTCTGGTAACAGCAACAGTGCCGTTCAGGCAATGGTCGGTGGAGGCACCCAAGGAACGCCGAATTCATGTACTAACGATTGGTTGATGATTCCCTGCGCAAAGGTGGCCGATCGGTTGCCGATGGCCAGCACCTGCGAAGATAAGATCTGTGGAGGTACTTTCAATGCCGAGGTAAGTTCGATCGAAAGGACGGTAGTATCCACGATAAGGCCGTTCCGGCTTGCCTTCCATACGGATTCGATAGAGGCGCCAGTGGATGTGGACAACAGGGGATTCTGTTTGGACTATGTTCAGCAGCCCTGCACTAGTAACTGAATATAAATAGATATCAAAAAGCTGTCAACGTGTGTATTATTTATTCGAAAACAGCCATTTCACGAATGCTTTGTGAATCTTACTGCATACCTAATTCAACTTGAGAAACCTCACCACATTTTCAAACGCTGATTGATGCTATGAACCAGTTTCGTTAACCGGGAGCAGAGTATATTTATCGAAATATTTAATCTAATTTCAAATCATAATAGATGTACAGACCAAAAAAACTTCACTATCAAGTTCAACTAGATGCTTAACGCACAATGCTTAATTTGATTAATGATACCGACCTTACGTAACACTTTAGCCAACAACCACATAAATTGGATTGGTAAACTTGAATTTGTTTTGTCGATTGAAATGTGTGTCAAAAGCATTTTCCTGTTCTCCGTAGCGTGAAGCAAACAGAGAGTGATCAACGATACAGAAAGAGAGCCATTGTAAACATCATTGTATACGTCAATGAAGATTATATTATTACTAACTAGTTTTATAGAGAAAGCGGTATAATTCAATACACGCATTTGATGAATTGTGGTCCTTCCAAAAAGTAGGTGAAGCATCAACACCAGGGTTGTTAACGTTGAATTTAACTTTACCACCGATAACGATGAATTCAGTGCTAATACTGACGTTGAATTTCACGTTAATTTCATTGTCATCGTCAACGCACTTCGTTGAATACAATGTAGTATTTTCACATGacatttaatt carries:
- the LOC131690213 gene encoding uncharacterized protein LOC131690213 encodes the protein MFTTKRMLQLLTAFGTWSSLYVGAAEEVRRTRALTSFASTTARDRRFLPIFTVYQWGQGLCSASSGEYGSCQPNNECILRGGIPAGPCAGGYGTCCIFMSSCGGVARENGTYFVNPNHPDTTDGTGSCQLTVLKMHPDICQIRLDFDQFSINGPEMSNHICNSDQFLVSGGSPAPTICGTTSGDHMYIDAGMGQSNPIILTVITSGPSYPRSWRIRISQMPCGAISKAEQGCLQYFTGVSGRIKSFNFDTTSGRQLSNQDYSLCIRTERNFCSIHYTACPDMNRNRSRTFTLSGNSNSAVQAMVGGGTQGTPNSCTNDWLMIPCAKVADRLPMASTCEDKICGGTFNAEVSSIERTVVSTIRPFRLAFHTDSIEAPVDVDNRGFCLDYVQQPCTSN